One segment of Niabella beijingensis DNA contains the following:
- a CDS encoding SusC/RagA family TonB-linked outer membrane protein: protein MQTRLQKYLFGFPVLLCCLLLKVSTVQAALPAAGNHYLSLVQAPPVEGKVTDSSGNPLAGATVKIKGKSAATATAMDGTFKMNVTAGDVLEISVIGYQPQEVTVGNETTLQIRLLAATAALDEVVVVGYGAQKRSNLTGAVTSISTKKLTDIPAANMSNTLAGRAPGVTVTNTSGLSGASSSIRIRGANGEPLYVIDGVIKGKAEFDALDPNEIDQLNVLKDAATASIYGSRAGNGVVVVTTKKGTPQKPTLHFQTSFSRSTPTRTLLSDLTTATDELIYQNRVVEFNNEYNKKNDPLPNGETEFNYFRDKNYNVNDWVWRNPTVQKYLLDISGGSEKLNYYNMISYTGENGSYENLGYKKFNLRSNITAKITDDIKLNMNIAAAQQNSDKFYWPFSPDDDYDVSDFYRVTFNWPKLYPFYINADGSPADHITDYPVQTPMGSWQAWSVIDQVMGDRYIKTRKRQLNTIATLDINLHKITQGLAAKIVGNYEANDFLRKWYMTFQKNYVFIQGDPNNRFVPGPPDPDKINIFNFSQQAPFLRYRQDNGWKYQFNAFLTYNRSFGKHTVDALAVFEQRQEHYYRSISTAYNPIANIDQFFSYSEDPADRYADGLEGLGAAQSWIGRLNYNYANRYIVEASLRYDGNSAFAKGRKWGAYPSVSLAWRLSQESFFKDHVAFLNDLKIRASYGTTGNDLNYSNIADPQTIPGFLYKETYQNSTPYVFGDRLYKTIQPSPVPVPGLTWATVENKNIGLDFATLNSRLSGRLDFFTNRMKDILASRVVAIPDVYGTTPAPENYAVRSFKGAEFDVQWSDRAGKELSYSVYANMGYARDRWEVLDEPVAYGPDGVEHFRTRIGQPEDRIYGFKALGIIRTQEQLDELTAKGYNYYGRKPYLGAIIYEDVRGDGYTPGADGRIDGNDVQLLSKNGKPRVNYGFGFNVSWKGLSLDAHFQGVTSYDVMISNQDGPGIRQWGGNFRVYYPIWASDVWTPEKPDAQYPRVVGQNWLESGSDGSTFWIRNGAYMRLKNLNIGYTLPERWISRLKLVNAQVFLNGTNLFAISKLKEFQDPEQKNYDSYPVMRTLTAGLNLTF from the coding sequence ATGCAAACAAGACTCCAGAAGTATCTTTTTGGCTTCCCGGTTCTGCTGTGCTGCCTGTTATTGAAAGTAAGTACAGTACAAGCGGCACTACCCGCTGCCGGCAACCATTATCTGTCACTGGTCCAGGCGCCGCCTGTGGAAGGGAAAGTGACCGATTCCTCCGGTAATCCCCTAGCCGGTGCCACGGTTAAAATAAAAGGAAAATCAGCTGCCACCGCCACAGCGATGGATGGTACCTTTAAAATGAACGTAACAGCGGGTGACGTGCTGGAAATATCGGTCATCGGATACCAGCCGCAGGAAGTGACCGTGGGCAATGAAACCACCCTGCAGATCCGGCTGCTGGCCGCCACTGCAGCGTTGGATGAAGTGGTGGTCGTGGGATATGGCGCACAAAAACGTTCCAACCTTACGGGTGCTGTTACCAGTATCAGTACCAAAAAATTAACGGACATACCTGCGGCTAATATGTCCAATACCCTCGCAGGCCGTGCCCCGGGGGTAACGGTCACCAATACCTCCGGTCTTTCGGGTGCCAGTTCCAGCATCCGTATCCGTGGTGCCAACGGAGAGCCGCTGTATGTGATCGACGGGGTGATCAAAGGCAAGGCGGAATTTGACGCGCTGGACCCGAACGAGATCGATCAGCTGAACGTATTAAAAGATGCGGCTACGGCTTCCATTTATGGTTCCAGGGCGGGCAACGGCGTAGTGGTGGTTACTACAAAAAAGGGAACGCCCCAGAAGCCTACCCTGCATTTTCAGACCTCTTTTTCAAGGTCGACCCCTACAAGAACATTGCTGAGCGATCTTACAACAGCCACCGATGAACTGATCTACCAGAACCGGGTGGTGGAGTTCAATAATGAATACAACAAGAAAAACGATCCGCTGCCCAACGGGGAAACAGAGTTCAATTATTTCAGGGATAAGAATTATAATGTGAACGACTGGGTATGGCGCAACCCCACTGTGCAAAAATACCTCCTGGATATCTCTGGAGGAAGCGAGAAGCTGAATTACTATAACATGATCAGCTATACCGGTGAAAACGGGTCCTATGAAAACCTGGGGTATAAAAAATTCAATCTCCGTTCGAACATTACTGCAAAGATCACCGACGACATCAAGCTGAATATGAACATTGCAGCGGCACAGCAGAACTCCGATAAATTCTACTGGCCGTTCTCCCCGGATGATGACTATGATGTATCCGACTTCTACCGGGTAACTTTTAACTGGCCCAAACTGTACCCCTTTTATATCAATGCCGACGGAAGCCCGGCAGATCATATTACCGACTACCCGGTACAGACGCCCATGGGAAGCTGGCAGGCCTGGAGCGTGATCGACCAGGTGATGGGCGACCGGTATATCAAAACAAGGAAACGGCAACTGAACACGATCGCAACGCTTGATATCAATCTGCATAAGATCACCCAGGGCCTGGCTGCCAAGATCGTGGGCAATTACGAGGCCAATGATTTTTTACGGAAATGGTACATGACCTTCCAGAAAAATTATGTGTTTATACAGGGTGATCCCAATAACCGGTTTGTACCCGGCCCGCCGGATCCGGATAAGATCAATATCTTTAATTTCAGCCAGCAGGCGCCCTTTTTACGGTACCGGCAGGACAATGGCTGGAAATACCAGTTTAATGCCTTCCTGACCTATAACCGCAGTTTTGGTAAACATACCGTTGATGCCCTTGCGGTATTTGAACAGCGTCAGGAACATTATTACCGCTCGATCTCCACGGCCTATAATCCCATTGCCAATATCGATCAGTTCTTCTCTTATTCCGAAGATCCTGCAGACCGCTATGCGGACGGGCTGGAAGGCCTGGGGGCCGCACAATCCTGGATCGGACGACTGAATTACAATTATGCTAATCGTTACATTGTAGAGGCATCGCTGCGCTATGATGGCAACAGTGCCTTTGCCAAAGGCCGCAAATGGGGAGCCTATCCCTCTGTATCGCTGGCTTGGCGGCTTTCACAGGAATCTTTCTTCAAAGACCACGTGGCCTTTTTGAATGACCTGAAGATCAGGGCCTCTTATGGTACAACAGGGAATGACCTGAATTATTCCAATATCGCAGATCCGCAAACCATTCCGGGATTCCTGTATAAGGAAACCTACCAGAACAGCACACCCTATGTTTTTGGCGACCGGTTATATAAGACCATTCAACCCAGTCCCGTTCCGGTGCCTGGTCTGACCTGGGCTACCGTGGAGAACAAGAACATCGGCCTGGACTTTGCCACGCTGAACAGCCGGCTTTCGGGGCGACTGGATTTCTTTACCAACCGGATGAAGGACATCCTGGCGTCACGCGTGGTGGCCATACCGGATGTTTATGGTACTACACCTGCACCGGAGAACTATGCAGTGCGTTCGTTCAAAGGTGCAGAGTTCGATGTGCAATGGAGTGACCGTGCGGGAAAAGAGCTTTCTTATTCCGTATACGCAAATATGGGTTATGCGCGCGACCGCTGGGAGGTGCTGGATGAACCGGTGGCCTACGGACCGGACGGTGTGGAGCATTTCCGCACCCGCATCGGTCAGCCGGAAGACCGCATCTATGGCTTTAAAGCGCTGGGCATTATCCGCACACAGGAACAGCTGGATGAACTGACGGCAAAAGGCTATAATTACTACGGCCGGAAACCCTATTTGGGCGCGATCATCTATGAGGATGTAAGAGGCGATGGTTATACACCCGGTGCAGACGGGCGGATCGATGGCAACGATGTACAGTTGCTGAGCAAGAACGGAAAACCGAGGGTCAATTATGGTTTTGGGTTCAACGTATCGTGGAAAGGACTTTCCCTGGATGCACATTTTCAGGGAGTGACCTCTTATGATGTAATGATCAGTAACCAGGACGGGCCAGGCATCCGCCAGTGGGGCGGCAATTTCCGCGTATATTATCCCATTTGGGCCAGCGATGTGTGGACCCCGGAAAAGCCGGATGCCCAATATCCGCGCGTGGTGGGACAGAACTGGCTGGAATCCGGCAGCGATGGCTCCACCTTCTGGATCAGGAACGGCGCTTATATGCGTTTGAAGAACCTGAACATCGGTTATACCCTTCCTGAGCGATGGATCAGTCGCCTGAAGCTGGTAAATGCCCAGGTATTCCTGAACGGCACCAATCTCTTTGCCATTTCAAAGCTGAAAGAGTTCCAGGATCCGGAGCAGAAGAACTATGATTCTTACCCGGTGATGCGGACTCTTACTGCCGGATTGAACCTCACCTTTTAA
- a CDS encoding DEAD/DEAH box helicase family protein, with translation MKQFPPGIRFKYPWRKYQQRVLNELEVYKKDNHLHIVAPPGSGKTVLGLQLCLELQQPVLILAPTLAIRDQWADRFCELFLQQATLPDWISFDIRKPSLMTIVTYQGLHAACSNFKGPSTEDPDSGADTVETSGSVNNPSLESLLKKLRSAGIKTIIADEAHHLKNEWWHTLFAVKDRLQPVVIGLTATPPYDVSWAEWQRYTLMNGPVDAEITIPELIQEGDLCPHQDHIFYTVPTTEESRELHQFKAEAEKIMQSLKTDSGLIAAIEQHPVWTAPLSCLEWIYENMEQYMAFLVFMQHNQKEIPQAHKEITDNPGYPVPVLDERWLGILVKCFLYDPHPASNAFNQQRRQLEAHLKKAGILERKEISFTENSRINALLASCINKLKAIEQIVSFEYKQAGPGTRCVILSDYIRKEFLAAEKENNTPINKLGVVPVFETLRRSNNNNKKLGVLTGSLVIIPQTALPLLNAIASPGSFSTTPLSYDTRYLLLTITAGSRQSAVSLVTHLFQRGAIEVLTGTKSLLGEGWDAPEINTLVLASTVGSFVLSNQMRGRAIRAVRTDPGKTANIWHLACVYPALQNGGSDYQAVARRLKGFAGISSGEPPIIENGIARLDPPADLTDASLLDVHTQKSFARAQERRILKERWTAAIAKGSQLTDALKIPFKEKRPYEQTQKLYLFRTIRNLFFLIALAFVHFLQDALIAYLKLFKAVHSGAGLTLFISIFSLGGIVIFGGATFKAFKIYIKYRDIALDLKHIGDALLNTLIYTGAIKSPEEKLRVVATKEKAGAVFCHLEGATSLERSVFMDALFELVDPVTNPRYIIIRKSRLFFFVTQEDYHAVPRLLGRHQHAAGYFRKQWQTQVGRCELVYTRTQEGRKLLLYARLKSLAAVLENKPEHTSKWI, from the coding sequence TTGAAGCAATTTCCGCCGGGCATCAGGTTTAAATACCCCTGGAGAAAATACCAGCAACGGGTATTGAATGAACTTGAAGTTTATAAAAAAGACAACCACCTCCACATTGTAGCACCTCCGGGGTCCGGAAAAACAGTGCTGGGATTGCAGCTTTGCCTGGAGCTTCAGCAACCGGTGCTGATACTGGCCCCCACCCTTGCCATCAGGGACCAGTGGGCGGACCGGTTTTGTGAACTTTTTCTGCAACAGGCAACACTCCCGGACTGGATCTCATTTGATATCCGCAAGCCATCGCTGATGACGATCGTTACCTACCAGGGACTGCACGCGGCGTGCAGCAATTTTAAAGGTCCGTCAACCGAAGATCCCGATTCAGGGGCTGACACGGTTGAAACATCCGGCAGCGTCAACAACCCCAGTCTTGAATCCCTGCTTAAAAAGCTCCGCTCAGCTGGCATTAAAACCATAATCGCCGACGAAGCCCATCATCTGAAAAATGAATGGTGGCATACGCTTTTTGCAGTAAAGGACCGCCTGCAGCCGGTTGTCATCGGCCTGACGGCAACCCCGCCCTATGATGTCTCCTGGGCCGAATGGCAGCGGTATACATTAATGAACGGACCGGTGGACGCTGAGATCACCATTCCGGAACTGATACAGGAAGGTGATCTCTGCCCGCACCAGGATCATATCTTCTATACAGTTCCGACCACGGAAGAAAGCCGGGAACTGCACCAGTTCAAAGCCGAAGCAGAAAAGATAATGCAGTCGTTAAAAACAGACAGCGGATTGATCGCGGCAATAGAACAACATCCTGTCTGGACAGCACCCCTGTCCTGTCTGGAATGGATCTATGAAAACATGGAACAGTATATGGCCTTCCTGGTCTTTATGCAACACAATCAAAAAGAGATCCCGCAGGCACACAAGGAAATTACAGACAATCCCGGCTATCCGGTACCGGTACTGGATGAACGGTGGCTGGGCATACTCGTAAAGTGTTTCCTCTATGATCCGCATCCCGCTTCTAATGCTTTTAACCAGCAACGACGTCAACTGGAGGCGCACCTGAAAAAGGCAGGGATCCTCGAAAGGAAAGAGATCAGCTTTACAGAAAACAGCCGTATCAATGCCCTCCTTGCTTCCTGTATCAATAAACTAAAAGCTATTGAACAGATCGTTTCATTCGAATACAAACAGGCAGGACCGGGAACGCGCTGCGTCATCTTATCGGATTATATCCGAAAGGAATTTTTAGCCGCAGAAAAAGAAAATAATACCCCCATCAATAAGCTGGGAGTTGTACCCGTTTTTGAAACACTCAGGAGATCAAACAACAATAATAAAAAACTGGGGGTGTTGACCGGTTCCCTTGTGATTATCCCGCAAACAGCACTTCCCCTGCTGAATGCGATCGCTTCACCGGGTTCCTTTTCAACCACACCACTGAGTTATGACACCCGCTACCTGTTACTTACCATAACGGCAGGCAGCAGGCAAAGCGCTGTCTCACTCGTTACCCATCTTTTTCAACGCGGGGCCATCGAGGTACTGACAGGTACAAAATCGTTGCTGGGTGAAGGTTGGGACGCACCGGAGATCAACACACTGGTACTGGCAAGTACGGTCGGTTCCTTTGTACTTTCCAACCAGATGCGGGGACGTGCCATCCGCGCCGTTCGCACCGATCCCGGAAAAACCGCTAACATCTGGCATCTTGCCTGCGTGTACCCCGCGCTGCAAAACGGGGGAAGCGATTACCAGGCCGTAGCCCGCCGCCTAAAAGGATTTGCAGGCATTAGTTCCGGCGAACCACCCATTATCGAGAATGGTATCGCAAGGCTGGACCCACCTGCAGACCTGACAGATGCATCACTGCTTGATGTACACACTCAAAAAAGCTTTGCCCGTGCACAGGAAAGAAGGATACTGAAAGAACGATGGACAGCAGCAATTGCAAAAGGCAGTCAGCTCACAGACGCATTAAAAATTCCGTTCAAAGAAAAAAGACCCTACGAGCAAACGCAAAAACTTTACCTGTTCCGCACCATCAGAAATTTATTTTTTCTGATCGCGCTGGCTTTTGTGCATTTTTTACAGGATGCACTGATCGCCTATCTAAAGCTGTTCAAAGCCGTCCATTCAGGTGCAGGGCTCACGCTTTTTATTTCTATCTTTTCGCTGGGGGGGATCGTCATTTTCGGTGGCGCCACATTTAAAGCGTTTAAGATCTATATAAAATACCGGGACATTGCCCTGGATCTCAAACATATCGGAGATGCACTGCTCAATACCCTGATTTACACAGGAGCCATTAAGTCGCCGGAAGAAAAACTCAGGGTAGTTGCCACAAAAGAAAAAGCCGGCGCCGTTTTCTGTCACCTGGAGGGCGCTACCTCGCTGGAGCGTTCCGTCTTCATGGATGCGCTTTTTGAATTGGTGGACCCGGTTACAAATCCGCGTTACATCATCATCCGTAAAAGCAGGTTGTTCTTCTTTGTAACCCAGGAGGATTATCATGCCGTTCCCCGCCTGCTTGGCAGGCACCAGCACGCTGCCGGCTATTTCAGAAAACAATGGCAAACACAGGTAGGCCGCTGTGAACTTGTTTACACAAGAACACAGGAAGGCCGTAAACTCCTTTTGTATGCCCGGTTAAAGTCGCTGGCCGCCGTGCTGGAAAACAAACCGGAACATACCAGCAAATGGATCTGA
- a CDS encoding RagB/SusD family nutrient uptake outer membrane protein: MKKLFLFLCIIILGVRCSKVLDIEDVNNYQPEQVWNDLQQANAFVANLYNKFGNWSVAADRNSEQLSGITFGEDAITVTGATTSYWDYANVRLANLAIRDVQAGTLSQSEKEGILAQAYFMRAYTYFSMVKEYGGVPIVTMPLDRYQDDLDLPRNSTKECFDFIIEDLDKALALLPAKIDVTSPDWGHIDGNFAQAFKAKVLLFKASPLFNPGNPWDNAYWAEAYTENKKAYESLKSQGYGLIEDYGKIALSEKNAEIVFPVINKFPGKTAGWDFGARPGSLSRGNASACPTWEFIKAFPMKDGKRYNDPQGSYYRSEADLLQSFWKNRDPRFEKSILWNARLFPVAGTPKGYKQYTSVGIASANDNFGVNPRVGDKSTNNNTYTGFFILKNCNLNLTQPNVQQYDIDFVLMRFAEVMLNYAETANEAGHAAEALVLLREIRKRAGIEPGAGNTYGITAVSREDVRQAIMNERNIELCFEGHRFNDLRRWRLFSLLDQKTKNGVEAIAINVNGSEMPILEAQQKASTFSLSENNFKYSVVQVPQTGVQTNIVPDKYYFYPIAQSIINKTTKLEQNKDWGGSFDPTLH, encoded by the coding sequence ATGAAAAAGCTATTTCTATTTTTATGCATCATTATCCTGGGTGTCCGCTGCTCTAAGGTGCTGGATATTGAAGATGTGAATAACTATCAGCCGGAACAGGTCTGGAACGATCTGCAACAGGCCAATGCATTTGTGGCCAATCTTTATAACAAATTCGGGAACTGGAGCGTGGCGGCAGACCGCAACAGTGAACAGCTTTCGGGCATTACCTTTGGTGAGGATGCCATTACGGTAACCGGTGCTACCACCAGCTATTGGGATTATGCCAATGTGCGGCTGGCCAACCTGGCGATACGTGATGTGCAGGCCGGAACGCTGAGCCAGTCGGAAAAAGAAGGCATCCTGGCACAGGCTTATTTTATGCGGGCGTATACCTATTTTTCAATGGTAAAGGAATATGGCGGGGTGCCGATCGTAACGATGCCGCTGGACCGCTACCAGGACGACCTGGATCTGCCGCGTAATTCCACAAAAGAATGTTTTGATTTTATCATCGAAGACCTGGATAAAGCCCTCGCGCTGCTGCCGGCAAAGATCGATGTTACTTCTCCTGACTGGGGACATATCGACGGGAATTTTGCACAGGCCTTCAAGGCAAAAGTACTGTTGTTTAAGGCTTCGCCATTGTTCAATCCCGGTAACCCCTGGGACAATGCTTACTGGGCCGAGGCTTATACCGAGAACAAAAAAGCGTATGAAAGTCTGAAGAGCCAGGGCTATGGATTGATCGAGGATTATGGAAAAATTGCCCTGTCTGAAAAAAATGCGGAGATCGTATTCCCGGTTATCAATAAATTTCCGGGTAAGACGGCCGGCTGGGATTTTGGGGCAAGACCTGGCTCATTAAGCCGGGGCAATGCTTCTGCCTGTCCTACCTGGGAATTTATAAAAGCATTCCCGATGAAGGATGGCAAACGTTATAACGATCCCCAGGGCAGTTACTACCGGTCGGAAGCCGACCTGCTGCAATCTTTTTGGAAGAACCGGGATCCCCGTTTTGAAAAATCCATTCTCTGGAACGCCCGCCTTTTCCCGGTTGCAGGCACCCCGAAAGGTTATAAGCAATATACCAGTGTGGGCATCGCCTCCGCAAATGATAACTTTGGGGTCAATCCCCGTGTAGGCGATAAGTCTACCAACAACAACACGTATACGGGTTTCTTTATCCTGAAGAACTGTAACCTGAACCTGACCCAGCCCAACGTACAGCAATACGATATTGATTTTGTGCTGATGCGTTTTGCGGAAGTGATGCTGAATTATGCAGAAACGGCCAATGAAGCAGGTCATGCAGCAGAGGCCCTGGTATTGCTGCGGGAGATCCGGAAACGTGCCGGCATAGAACCCGGTGCGGGAAATACCTATGGCATTACAGCGGTTTCTCGGGAAGATGTACGACAGGCGATCATGAACGAAAGGAATATCGAGCTTTGTTTTGAAGGGCATCGTTTTAATGACCTGCGCCGCTGGCGGTTGTTCAGCCTGCTGGATCAGAAAACCAAAAATGGTGTGGAGGCCATAGCCATCAATGTAAACGGTTCGGAAATGCCCATACTGGAAGCCCAGCAAAAGGCCAGTACGTTCAGCCTTTCAGAAAATAATTTTAAATATTCCGTGGTACAGGTGCCGCAAACCGGTGTGCAAACGAATATTGTTCCGGATAAGTATTATTTCTATCCGATCGCGCAGAGCATTATCAACAAAACCACTAAGCTGGAACAGAACAAGGACTGGGGCGGATCCTTTGATCCTACCCTGCATTAA
- a CDS encoding aldo/keto reductase — protein MNKVTLGHTDLQIAPVVFGGNVFGWTADETTSFQLLDHFVGEGFNMIDTANQYSYWAPGNEGGESETIIGNWLKKTGKRNEVLIATKVGGSTTDQPQPDTSKAYILRQVELSLKRLQIETIDLYQTHFDNETVPVDETLEAYEQLIKAGKVRWIGASNLSPLRLEASFSASAEHGLPVYQTLQPEYNLYHRESYETRYEPIAVAHGLGVITYYSLASGFLTGKYRNENDFSKGARGAGVKKMLDARGKKILAALDGVAGEYHTTPAAVALAWLLARTSVAAPIVSATSVGQMQSMTDAVRLQLSADAVATLDTASVY, from the coding sequence ATGAATAAAGTAACACTGGGGCATACCGATCTGCAGATCGCGCCTGTTGTTTTCGGAGGAAACGTGTTTGGCTGGACAGCGGATGAGACCACATCGTTTCAATTGCTGGATCATTTTGTTGGCGAAGGATTCAATATGATCGATACGGCCAACCAGTATTCGTACTGGGCGCCGGGAAATGAAGGCGGCGAGTCGGAAACGATCATCGGTAACTGGCTGAAGAAAACGGGGAAGCGGAATGAAGTGCTTATTGCTACAAAAGTAGGTGGCAGCACGACAGACCAGCCGCAGCCGGATACTTCAAAAGCATATATCCTCAGGCAGGTGGAGCTTTCATTAAAACGACTGCAGATCGAAACCATCGATCTGTACCAGACACATTTTGACAACGAGACGGTTCCGGTGGATGAAACACTTGAAGCCTATGAACAGCTTATCAAGGCGGGAAAAGTGCGGTGGATCGGTGCTTCCAATTTATCGCCTTTACGACTGGAAGCTTCTTTCAGTGCTTCAGCGGAGCACGGTTTGCCGGTGTATCAGACACTGCAGCCGGAATACAACCTGTACCACCGCGAATCATACGAAACCCGGTATGAGCCGATCGCTGTGGCGCACGGACTGGGTGTGATCACATACTACTCACTGGCCAGCGGGTTTTTAACCGGGAAATACCGCAATGAAAATGATTTCTCAAAAGGCGCCAGGGGAGCGGGAGTGAAGAAGATGCTGGATGCGCGCGGAAAAAAGATCTTGGCTGCCCTTGATGGTGTGGCCGGTGAATATCATACCACTCCTGCGGCGGTGGCGCTGGCCTGGCTGCTGGCACGCACGTCAGTAGCGGCACCTATTGTAAGTGCCACCAGTGTGGGCCAGATGCAAAGTATGACAGATGCGGTGCGTTTGCAGCTTTCCGCTGATGCTGTTGCAACACTTGATACAGCGAGTGTCTATTAA
- a CDS encoding ABC transporter substrate-binding protein has translation MKIVSLVPSITELLYTLGLETAVVGITKFCVHPEHWFRTKTRIGGTKDLHLERIIALQPDLIIANREENVKEQVEVLQQLFPVLVTDVNGYQEALEMIRTIGTATQRSHEAAALISAIERAFEHLDSPVQKTAVYFIWKDPWMTVGGDTFISDMMARAGFINLYASRNRYPVINPDTLKILRPAYLLLSSEPYPFKEKHKAELQHLLPGTTIMLVDGELFSWYGSRMLQAPAYFKQLRAKG, from the coding sequence TTGAAAATCGTATCACTGGTACCTTCCATAACGGAACTTTTGTACACCCTGGGCCTGGAAACGGCGGTAGTGGGTATCACGAAATTCTGTGTACATCCGGAACATTGGTTCCGGACCAAAACAAGGATCGGCGGCACCAAAGATTTACACCTTGAAAGGATCATCGCTCTTCAGCCCGACCTTATTATTGCCAACAGGGAGGAGAATGTAAAAGAGCAGGTGGAGGTGCTGCAGCAACTGTTTCCGGTGCTGGTCACCGACGTAAACGGTTATCAGGAGGCTCTTGAAATGATCCGAACCATTGGTACTGCAACACAACGCAGCCACGAGGCCGCAGCATTAATATCCGCAATAGAAAGAGCGTTTGAACACCTGGATAGCCCAGTACAAAAAACAGCGGTTTATTTTATCTGGAAAGACCCCTGGATGACGGTTGGCGGAGATACATTCATTAGTGATATGATGGCCAGGGCCGGTTTTATAAACCTTTATGCATCCCGTAACAGATATCCCGTAATAAACCCGGACACATTAAAAATACTCCGGCCCGCATACCTCCTGCTTTCTTCAGAACCTTATCCGTTTAAAGAAAAACATAAAGCGGAACTGCAGCACCTTTTACCCGGTACAACAATAATGCTGGTAGATGGCGAATTATTCAGCTGGTATGGCAGCAGGATGCTGCAGGCACCGGCCTACTTTAAACAACTCCGGGCAAAGGGTTAA
- a CDS encoding trans-sulfuration enzyme family protein, producing the protein MKEQTKILHSIPVDELTGAISTPIYQTSTFVQEAPGVHRGYDYSRTNNPTRAALEKLIATLEGGSNGFAFASGLAAIDAVVKLLNAGDEILAVDDIYGGAFRLFTHIYQKFGIRVNYTDTTDTEQVAKAITPKTKLIWIETPTNPTLKISDIPAIATLAAARNILLCVDNTFASPAAQKPLELGADIVVHSATKYLAGHSDVIAGLVVTKTAELGHQVKFIQNASGAILGPFDSWLTIRGIETLSLRIIQHSKSAQAVAEFLKTQELVRNVYYPGLTTHHNYTVAKRQQKYFGGIVSFDLQVDEQEPATQLTKATQYFQLAESLGGVKSLICLPSEMTHKSIPAGIRRQAGVTDSLIRLSVGLEDPEDLIQDLKRALRIAAGKLVTRTW; encoded by the coding sequence ATGAAAGAGCAAACAAAGATCCTGCACAGCATTCCGGTAGATGAACTGACCGGAGCCATCTCCACTCCCATTTACCAGACCTCCACTTTTGTACAGGAAGCGCCCGGTGTACACCGCGGATACGATTATTCCCGCACCAATAATCCGACACGTGCCGCATTGGAAAAACTGATCGCCACCCTGGAAGGCGGCAGCAACGGGTTCGCCTTTGCAAGCGGCCTGGCGGCAATTGACGCTGTTGTAAAACTATTGAATGCGGGGGATGAGATACTCGCAGTGGATGATATATACGGCGGTGCCTTCCGGCTGTTCACCCATATCTATCAAAAATTCGGCATCCGGGTGAATTATACCGACACCACCGATACCGAGCAGGTAGCAAAAGCCATTACACCCAAAACAAAACTGATCTGGATCGAAACGCCCACCAACCCTACATTAAAGATCTCCGACATCCCCGCCATTGCCACACTTGCGGCAGCCCGTAATATCCTGCTTTGTGTAGACAACACCTTTGCCTCTCCTGCTGCGCAAAAGCCACTGGAACTGGGCGCCGACATCGTGGTGCACAGCGCTACCAAATACCTCGCCGGCCACAGCGATGTTATTGCAGGTCTTGTGGTTACAAAAACCGCTGAACTGGGCCACCAGGTCAAATTCATACAGAACGCTTCCGGTGCCATACTGGGCCCTTTCGACAGCTGGCTTACTATCCGCGGCATCGAAACACTCTCTCTCCGCATTATACAACATTCGAAAAGCGCACAGGCCGTTGCCGAATTTCTGAAAACACAGGAGCTTGTCAGAAACGTTTATTATCCCGGGCTCACGACCCATCACAATTACACTGTTGCAAAACGGCAGCAGAAATACTTTGGAGGCATCGTCAGTTTTGACCTCCAGGTGGATGAACAGGAACCGGCAACACAGCTTACAAAGGCCACGCAGTATTTTCAGCTGGCAGAAAGCCTGGGGGGTGTTAAAAGCCTGATCTGTTTACCCAGTGAAATGACCCATAAATCGATCCCCGCCGGGATCCGCCGCCAGGCGGGCGTTACAGACAGTCTCATACGGCTCTCTGTAGGACTGGAAGACCCCGAAGACCTGATCCAGGATCTGAAAAGAGCGTTGCGCATTGCAGCGGGAAAACTGGTAACCCGTACATGGTAA